A single window of Granulicella mallensis MP5ACTX8 DNA harbors:
- a CDS encoding amino acid deaminase — MNDKQAMHTVAFPAITSLNKGLGHLERPVASGEIASLAWNLLAEDLSLPSAVLYEDRLLHNLNWMQQFIAAYGVKLAPHGKTTMAPQLFNLQMQAGAWGITLANAHQTFVAYEHGIRRVLMANQLIGKENMAIISRLLRDQSFDYYCLVDSAAQVDQLGAFFSQSGQRLQVLLELGAMGGRTGARDEAQLQAVLEAMARWSDSIALCGVEMYEGVLAEEEAIRAFLHRAVAVTRTLAEEKRFERTPALLSGAGSAWYDVVAEVFSAAGFGDSVEIVLRPGCYLTHDVGAYREAQTQIQQRNPIAHRMRSGLLPALHVWAYVQSVPEPEKAIIAMGKRDAAFDAGLPAPALHFRPGAVVPKAAPAHWTLTKMMDQHAYLQIAEGDDLRVGDMIGFDISHPCLTFDKWRSLLVLNAEYQVVDAVQTFF, encoded by the coding sequence TTGAACGATAAACAAGCCATGCATACCGTTGCTTTTCCCGCGATCACTTCGCTGAACAAAGGCCTGGGGCATCTGGAGCGACCGGTCGCATCCGGAGAGATTGCATCGCTTGCTTGGAACCTGTTGGCCGAAGATCTCAGCCTGCCGTCGGCTGTTCTCTATGAGGACCGGTTGCTGCACAATCTCAACTGGATGCAGCAGTTCATCGCAGCCTATGGGGTAAAGCTCGCGCCCCATGGAAAAACCACGATGGCTCCCCAATTGTTCAATCTGCAGATGCAAGCGGGAGCCTGGGGGATTACGCTTGCGAACGCTCATCAAACGTTTGTTGCCTACGAGCATGGGATACGCCGCGTCCTGATGGCGAATCAACTGATCGGCAAAGAGAACATGGCGATCATCTCGCGTCTGTTACGGGACCAGAGCTTTGACTACTACTGTCTGGTGGATTCGGCGGCACAGGTCGATCAACTGGGCGCATTTTTTTCGCAGAGCGGGCAGCGGCTGCAGGTGCTGCTTGAGCTGGGAGCGATGGGTGGCCGTACCGGTGCTCGAGATGAGGCGCAGTTGCAGGCCGTGCTTGAGGCCATGGCTCGTTGGAGCGACTCCATCGCTCTTTGCGGTGTTGAGATGTACGAAGGCGTGCTTGCGGAGGAGGAGGCCATTCGTGCCTTTCTTCATCGAGCAGTTGCCGTGACGCGGACGCTTGCCGAAGAGAAGCGCTTCGAGCGCACGCCTGCTCTGCTCTCAGGTGCCGGCTCGGCATGGTATGACGTGGTGGCCGAAGTATTCTCCGCTGCAGGCTTCGGAGACAGCGTAGAGATCGTCCTTCGCCCTGGCTGCTATCTGACCCATGATGTCGGCGCGTATCGCGAGGCGCAGACACAGATCCAGCAACGCAATCCGATTGCGCATCGGATGCGCTCGGGGCTATTGCCCGCGCTTCACGTCTGGGCCTATGTACAGTCCGTGCCTGAGCCGGAGAAGGCGATTATTGCGATGGGCAAACGGGATGCCGCCTTCGATGCCGGATTGCCCGCACCCGCGCTGCACTTCAGACCTGGCGCGGTAGTGCCAAAGGCGGCACCCGCGCATTGGACGCTTACGAAGATGATGGACCAGCACGCGTACCTGCAGATAGCGGAAGGGGACGACCTTCGAGTCGGCGATATGATCGGCTTCGACATCTCGCATCCTTGCCTGACCTTCGACAAGTGGCGTTCGCTGCTGGTGCTGAACGCCGAGTATCAGGTGGTCGACGCCGTTCAGACCTTCTTCTGA
- a CDS encoding alpha/beta hydrolase — protein sequence MKSLIIALCVVCMPGILGAQKFDWQPSPGHKQVPIWPGKIPDAQPAKGPEFALSSGTTFLVAGKSATEIDNVTQPTMTVYSPKGINTGAAVIVFPGGGFSVLAIDLEGTEVCDWLVSKGITCVLLKYRVPDSGPHDDAGNQRYPKAPMALEDAQRTMRLIRFHAAQYHVDPHKIGVLGFSAGGYLVADISTNFDKRVYPLLDEADKVSCRPDFAVALYPGHLRASHIGLQLTPKIPVSRQTPPTFLLQAEDDHVDNVNDSLVYYIALQNAGVPVEMHLFSQGGHAFGLRKTNSSITEWPQLVERWLRTIAILS from the coding sequence ATGAAGTCTTTGATCATTGCTCTTTGTGTTGTGTGCATGCCCGGCATATTGGGCGCACAGAAATTTGATTGGCAGCCATCGCCTGGACATAAACAAGTACCGATATGGCCAGGAAAGATTCCCGATGCGCAGCCGGCAAAGGGACCTGAATTTGCGCTATCGTCCGGCACAACTTTTCTGGTTGCGGGTAAGTCGGCAACGGAAATTGACAACGTAACCCAGCCAACGATGACCGTTTATTCGCCGAAGGGTATCAACACCGGTGCCGCGGTCATCGTCTTTCCTGGCGGGGGCTTTTCTGTCCTGGCGATCGATCTCGAAGGAACGGAAGTGTGCGATTGGCTGGTTTCCAAGGGAATCACCTGTGTGCTTCTGAAGTACCGTGTCCCGGACTCAGGGCCACATGACGACGCCGGGAATCAAAGATATCCCAAAGCGCCCATGGCGCTTGAAGATGCGCAGAGGACGATGCGGCTGATCCGTTTCCACGCAGCCCAGTACCACGTCGATCCACACAAGATTGGGGTACTGGGATTTTCTGCGGGCGGGTATCTGGTAGCAGACATCAGCACGAACTTCGACAAACGCGTGTATCCGCTCCTGGATGAAGCCGATAAAGTAAGCTGTCGTCCAGACTTTGCCGTAGCCCTTTATCCAGGCCATCTCCGGGCCTCCCACATAGGATTACAGTTGACTCCAAAGATTCCCGTCAGTAGGCAAACCCCTCCTACCTTTTTGTTGCAAGCGGAGGATGACCACGTCGACAATGTGAATGACTCACTGGTTTATTACATTGCGCTCCAAAATGCGGGGGTTCCCGTGGAAATGCATCTGTTCTCACAGGGCGGCCACGCATTCGGGCTACGGAAAACAAACTCGTCGATCACAGAATGGCCTCAACTCGTGGAGAGATGGCTGCGGACGATAGCAATACTTTCGTAG
- a CDS encoding GH39 family glycosyl hydrolase — translation MSNQPLSPVAFTSHSFCRSGLLLATLGLISLHLLNAQTVLVDITPDHAVNRFVPRESLGSGVDRIPVEAIDKDFTKPVLNRAFAAGWQPVTYRQNTDLAVEAWHWNPEGTWSDPDGKGYFTGSTSSTKFIRYSFGYALPHRGVTRNDGTGNTGYSRLTDGDESTYWKSNPYLTSHFTGESDALHPQWVILDLASETVVDTLKIVWAEPYAKNYLVQYWTGTSNGSGLGSGTDPIHYPKRGIWNTFSQGEITNGTGGTALLHLTQIPATVRYIRVWMTQSSNTCDDHGTSDIRNCAGYAIRELYLGTTSSDGAFHDALRHTADQEQTATFSSSVDPWHTPDSHMNSKEAQVGFDLFFQSGLTQSLPAMVPIAMLYSTPDDAAAEVRYLEGHKYPISSIEMCEEADGQYMQPEDYAALYLQYATALRKVDPNLKLGGPSFQGSNQDIEVWPDAQGKTSWLGRFLDYLKQHGRMQELQFFSFEHYPYDPCHISWASLYEEPGLIGHIMKVWRDDGLQPDLPIYLTESNLSSSTSETYMDIFGGLWLADYIGSYLSTGGNQVYYFHYLPLAIEHGCNDSPGTFGMFKVGANNQIEQPLSQFFASQMINREWLQHDGGTHTLFPAVADLDDGAGHSIVTAYAVERPDGEWSVMLINKDQHSSHKLNLVFQNQQRGGESHFFSGQVHEATFGRDQYHWKTAQHDFNAHQPLAADTPSPGGTADPDGPISSRNFEADKATRYELPAASIVVLRGKFASQ, via the coding sequence ATGTCGAACCAACCTTTATCGCCGGTCGCCTTCACGAGTCATTCCTTTTGCCGGAGCGGCCTTCTGCTCGCCACGCTCGGCCTGATTTCGCTGCACCTGCTCAACGCGCAGACCGTTCTCGTGGACATCACACCGGACCATGCCGTCAATCGCTTTGTGCCGCGGGAATCTCTCGGCTCCGGCGTTGATCGCATCCCCGTCGAGGCCATCGACAAGGACTTTACTAAGCCGGTGTTGAACCGGGCCTTTGCAGCCGGATGGCAGCCGGTTACCTACCGCCAGAACACGGACCTCGCCGTGGAAGCCTGGCACTGGAACCCTGAAGGCACCTGGAGCGATCCCGACGGCAAGGGCTACTTCACCGGCTCTACCAGTTCGACCAAGTTCATCCGCTACTCCTTTGGTTATGCACTCCCGCATCGCGGCGTAACCCGCAACGACGGCACTGGAAACACGGGCTATTCCCGATTGACCGACGGCGACGAAAGCACCTACTGGAAGAGCAACCCTTATCTCACAAGTCACTTTACAGGCGAGAGCGACGCACTCCATCCACAGTGGGTCATCCTCGATCTGGCGAGTGAAACAGTCGTCGACACGCTGAAGATCGTATGGGCCGAGCCCTACGCCAAAAACTATCTCGTCCAGTATTGGACCGGGACCAGCAACGGCAGCGGGCTTGGCTCGGGCACGGATCCTATCCACTACCCCAAGCGAGGCATCTGGAACACCTTCTCTCAAGGCGAGATCACCAACGGAACAGGCGGCACGGCACTCCTTCACCTGACCCAGATCCCTGCGACTGTTCGATATATCCGTGTCTGGATGACACAATCCTCGAACACCTGTGACGATCACGGCACGAGCGATATCCGCAACTGTGCCGGGTACGCGATTCGTGAGCTCTACCTCGGAACCACCTCAAGCGACGGCGCATTCCACGACGCGCTCCGTCACACCGCCGACCAGGAACAGACCGCAACCTTCAGTTCTTCGGTTGACCCGTGGCATACTCCGGACAGCCACATGAACAGCAAGGAAGCACAGGTTGGATTCGACCTCTTCTTCCAGAGCGGCCTCACGCAGAGCCTGCCCGCGATGGTGCCCATCGCAATGCTCTACAGCACACCCGACGATGCAGCAGCTGAGGTTCGATACCTCGAAGGCCACAAATACCCTATATCCAGTATCGAGATGTGCGAAGAGGCGGACGGCCAATACATGCAGCCCGAAGATTATGCCGCGCTCTACCTGCAATACGCGACGGCGCTTCGCAAGGTCGATCCGAACCTCAAACTCGGAGGCCCGTCCTTTCAGGGTTCCAATCAGGACATCGAAGTATGGCCCGACGCGCAGGGAAAGACCTCGTGGCTCGGCCGTTTTCTCGACTACCTCAAGCAGCATGGCCGCATGCAGGAGCTGCAGTTCTTCTCCTTCGAGCACTATCCCTACGACCCTTGCCATATCAGTTGGGCTAGCCTCTATGAGGAGCCTGGACTGATCGGCCACATCATGAAGGTCTGGCGCGACGATGGCCTGCAGCCCGATCTGCCCATCTATCTCACCGAATCGAACCTCTCCTCCTCCACCAGCGAGACCTACATGGACATCTTTGGTGGTCTCTGGCTGGCAGACTACATCGGGTCGTATCTCAGCACTGGGGGCAACCAGGTCTACTACTTCCATTACCTGCCGCTCGCAATAGAACATGGGTGCAACGATTCCCCAGGCACCTTCGGCATGTTTAAAGTCGGCGCCAACAATCAGATCGAACAACCACTCTCCCAGTTCTTCGCCAGCCAGATGATCAACCGCGAGTGGCTCCAGCATGACGGCGGCACGCATACACTCTTCCCTGCCGTAGCCGACCTTGACGACGGCGCCGGTCACTCCATCGTGACTGCATACGCGGTAGAACGTCCTGACGGCGAATGGTCCGTCATGCTCATCAACAAAGACCAGCACAGCAGCCACAAGCTGAATCTTGTCTTTCAAAATCAGCAACGCGGCGGCGAAAGCCACTTCTTCTCAGGACAAGTTCACGAAGCTACCTTCGGCCGCGATCAATACCACTGGAAGACAGCACAACACGACTTCAATGCTCACCAACCGTTGGCCGCCGACACCCCGAGCCCCGGCGGTACCGCCGACCCGGATGGCCCTATCAGTTCGCGCAACTTCGAGGCGGACAAGGCAACACGCTACGAACTGCCGGCGGCCTCCATCGTTGTCCTTCGCGGCAAGTTTGCGAGCCAGTAG
- a CDS encoding LacI family DNA-binding transcriptional regulator, whose product MPERKSKSARVTLVDVARKSGFSPSTVSIVLSEAPLSRYVAAQTKERIRKTAQLLGYRPDIFARSLRSRHSHTVGVLVFDISDPYCVLILQGIEKTLLPTPYLPILMDAHHDQKQFEGYLDLLMERRVEGLIVVANWLFDEGGLLVGLKEKKMPIVVVGRDVTEKQIGSVTVDNEAGGYEAMKHLYELGHRKIAVIRGPAKLNDSQLRWNGMQRFAAEQGLQLDPRRVRQLSDALDPVTGFEGGVQLTEELIRSRLKFTALVAFDDLTALGAVRGLARSGRTAPQDCSIIGFDDVPLAALTTPGLTTIRQPMDEMGSLATQRVLDVLQEVGEGREVTPDLQLLPPSLVLRDSTSRVG is encoded by the coding sequence ATGCCGGAGCGTAAATCCAAATCGGCACGTGTGACCCTGGTCGATGTCGCGCGTAAGAGCGGCTTCTCGCCGTCCACGGTCTCCATCGTGTTGAGCGAGGCTCCGCTTTCGCGTTATGTTGCTGCCCAGACGAAGGAGCGGATTCGCAAGACGGCCCAGTTGCTCGGCTATCGACCGGATATCTTCGCGCGCTCCCTGCGCAGCCGCCACAGTCACACGGTTGGTGTGCTGGTCTTCGATATCTCCGATCCCTACTGCGTGCTGATCCTGCAGGGCATCGAGAAGACGCTTCTCCCCACTCCGTATCTGCCTATCCTGATGGACGCGCATCACGACCAGAAGCAATTTGAAGGCTATCTCGATCTGCTGATGGAGCGCCGCGTGGAAGGGCTGATCGTGGTGGCGAACTGGCTCTTCGATGAGGGCGGGCTCCTAGTGGGATTGAAGGAAAAAAAGATGCCCATCGTGGTGGTGGGACGAGATGTGACGGAGAAGCAGATCGGCTCGGTGACGGTGGACAACGAGGCTGGCGGCTATGAGGCGATGAAGCATCTGTATGAGCTTGGGCACCGGAAGATCGCCGTCATCCGTGGGCCGGCGAAGTTGAACGACAGCCAGCTCCGCTGGAACGGGATGCAGCGTTTTGCGGCGGAGCAGGGCTTACAGCTCGACCCACGCCGAGTTCGCCAACTGTCTGACGCGCTCGATCCCGTCACAGGATTTGAAGGCGGCGTGCAGCTTACCGAAGAGTTGATTCGCTCCCGGTTGAAGTTCACGGCCTTGGTAGCCTTCGACGATCTGACGGCACTGGGAGCAGTGCGTGGCCTGGCGCGCTCGGGGCGCACCGCACCGCAGGACTGCTCCATCATCGGCTTCGACGACGTGCCGCTGGCCGCGTTGACTACGCCCGGTCTCACCACAATTCGCCAGCCGATGGACGAGATGGGGAGCCTGGCCACCCAGCGGGTACTCGATGTTTTGCAGGAGGTTGGCGAAGGGCGCGAAGTCACGCCGGATCTTCAACTTCTGCCTCCCTCCCTGGTGCTGCGTGATTCGACATCGAGGGTGGGATAG